From a region of the Actinopolymorpha singaporensis genome:
- a CDS encoding glycoside hydrolase family 13 protein has translation MSNSSPNWWRTAVIYQIYIRSFADGNGDGIGDIAGIRSRLPYLAELGVDAIWITPWYVSPMADGGYDVADFRAIAPEFGTLAEAEEMIAEAHQLGLRVILDIVPNHTSDQHAWFKEALAADPGSPERARYWFRPGHGPDGAFPPNDWRSVFGGPAWTRLLDEEGVPEEWYLHLFAPEQPDLNWSNPEVRREFEDILRFWFDRGVDGFRIDVAHGMDKHPALPDIGWDDEELLAEPEIADHPHWDRDGVHDIYRSWRAVAESYAGTPEGARVFVAEAWVRTEANRLARYLRPDELHTAFNFDFLKRGWDAAQMRASVDHTLSSLNEVGAPPTWVLSNHDVIRHVTRYGRAAEDIAKPAGTVPVDVELGCARARAATLLMLSLPGGAYVYQGEELGLAEVEDLPVEALQDPIWERSGHKHRGRDGCRVPLPWSGEEPALGFGDAQPWLPQPAEWKELTVQAQTGDPNSVLSLYRQALSVRRSLAELSGAGEAGIEAELVWRDSDADVLAFDRGSSFRCVVNLGSEPVELPADAEVLLASAPLPDGKLPTDTSVWLRISS, from the coding sequence ATGAGCAACTCCTCGCCCAACTGGTGGCGTACCGCCGTCATCTACCAGATCTACATCCGCAGCTTCGCCGACGGTAACGGCGACGGCATCGGCGACATCGCCGGTATCCGTTCCCGGCTGCCCTACCTCGCCGAGCTGGGGGTGGACGCGATCTGGATCACCCCGTGGTACGTCTCGCCGATGGCCGACGGCGGGTACGACGTGGCCGACTTCCGGGCGATCGCGCCGGAGTTCGGGACCCTCGCAGAGGCCGAGGAGATGATCGCCGAGGCTCACCAGCTCGGTCTGCGGGTGATCCTGGACATCGTTCCCAACCACACCTCCGACCAGCACGCGTGGTTCAAGGAGGCGCTGGCCGCCGACCCGGGTTCGCCCGAGCGGGCGCGGTACTGGTTCCGGCCCGGTCACGGGCCCGACGGCGCGTTCCCGCCCAACGACTGGCGTTCGGTCTTCGGCGGACCGGCGTGGACCCGCCTCCTGGACGAGGAGGGCGTGCCCGAGGAGTGGTATCTCCACCTGTTCGCGCCCGAGCAGCCCGACCTGAACTGGTCCAATCCTGAGGTCCGCCGGGAGTTCGAGGACATCCTGCGGTTCTGGTTCGACCGGGGCGTGGACGGCTTCCGGATCGACGTCGCGCACGGAATGGACAAGCACCCGGCGCTGCCCGACATCGGCTGGGACGACGAGGAGCTCCTCGCCGAGCCCGAGATCGCCGACCACCCGCACTGGGACCGCGACGGCGTGCACGACATCTACCGCTCCTGGCGGGCCGTGGCCGAGTCCTACGCCGGCACCCCCGAGGGTGCCCGGGTGTTCGTCGCCGAGGCGTGGGTGCGTACGGAGGCCAACCGGCTGGCGCGCTACCTGCGCCCGGACGAGCTGCACACCGCGTTCAACTTCGACTTCCTCAAGCGCGGCTGGGACGCCGCCCAGATGCGCGCCTCCGTCGACCACACGCTGAGTTCGCTCAACGAGGTCGGCGCGCCGCCAACCTGGGTGCTGTCCAACCACGACGTCATCCGCCACGTCACCCGTTACGGCCGGGCGGCCGAGGACATCGCCAAGCCGGCCGGCACCGTCCCGGTCGACGTCGAGCTGGGGTGCGCGCGGGCCCGGGCCGCCACGCTGCTGATGCTGAGCCTGCCCGGCGGGGCGTACGTCTACCAGGGTGAAGAACTCGGCCTGGCCGAGGTGGAGGACCTCCCGGTCGAGGCGCTGCAGGACCCGATCTGGGAGCGGTCCGGGCACAAGCACCGCGGCCGGGACGGCTGCCGCGTGCCGCTCCCCTGGAGCGGTGAGGAACCCGCGCTCGGTTTCGGCGACGCACAGCCGTGGCTGCCGCAGCCGGCCGAGTGGAAGGAACTCACCGTCCAGGCGCAGACCGGCGACCCGAACTCCGTACTCTCGCTCTACCGCCAGGCGCTGTCGGTGCGGCGTTCGCTCGCCGAGCTGTCCGGGGCGGGCGAGGCCGGGATCGAGGCCGAGCTGGTGTGGCGCGACAGCGACGCCGACGTGCTGGCGTTCGACCGCGGCTCCTCGTTCCGGTGCGTGGTCAACCTCGGTTCGGAGCCGGTGGAGCTGCCCGCGGACGCGGAGGTGCTGCTCGCCAGCGCTCCGCTGCCGGACGGCAAGCTGCCCACCGACACCTCGGTGTGGTTGCGCATCTCCTCCTGA
- a CDS encoding ABC transporter permease has product MSMDPSLVAESPGAAAAGGGSAGGGSAAAGRGFAKYALAKLGGAAVSLLMVVFSAFFLFRVLGGDPVDALTRDVPTTPAERAALRHRLGLDQPLSLQFLHYLQGVLTGDLGQSYQYQQPVTSLIGARLGATVLLTGTALVLAVSLGLWIGTRAGWRQGSTFDKVQVGVSLTLWSAPTFWFGMIVIMVFARYLGLFPINGMVSPYTPDGFWPQALDTLHHLVLPVLTMTAVIYAQYVLVMRSSILDEKDADYLVTARAKGLRDDDVRRRHAVPNALLPTVTLVFLQLGGVVGGAILTETVFSWPGLGLLAYQALRIPDLPLLQGTFLFFSTAVILANTAADVVYRFLDPRVRHS; this is encoded by the coding sequence ATGAGCATGGATCCCTCGCTGGTCGCGGAGTCGCCGGGCGCCGCTGCGGCAGGCGGCGGCTCAGCCGGTGGCGGCTCGGCTGCTGCCGGCCGCGGCTTCGCGAAGTACGCGCTGGCCAAGCTGGGCGGTGCCGCCGTGTCACTGCTGATGGTGGTGTTCTCGGCGTTCTTCCTGTTCCGCGTCCTGGGCGGCGATCCCGTCGACGCGCTGACCAGGGACGTGCCGACCACACCCGCCGAACGCGCCGCGCTGCGGCACCGGCTCGGTCTGGACCAGCCGCTCTCGCTGCAGTTCCTGCACTACCTGCAGGGCGTGCTCACCGGAGACCTCGGCCAGTCGTACCAGTACCAACAGCCCGTCACGTCGCTGATCGGTGCCCGGCTCGGCGCGACGGTGCTGCTCACCGGCACCGCGCTCGTGCTGGCCGTGTCGCTCGGGCTGTGGATCGGCACCCGCGCCGGCTGGCGCCAGGGCAGCACGTTCGACAAGGTGCAGGTGGGCGTGTCGCTCACGCTGTGGTCGGCACCGACGTTCTGGTTCGGGATGATCGTCATCATGGTGTTCGCCCGGTATCTCGGGCTGTTCCCCATCAACGGCATGGTCTCCCCCTACACCCCGGACGGCTTCTGGCCGCAGGCGCTCGACACGCTGCACCACCTGGTGCTGCCGGTGCTCACCATGACCGCGGTGATCTACGCGCAGTACGTCCTGGTGATGCGCTCGTCGATCCTGGACGAGAAGGACGCCGACTATCTCGTCACCGCCCGCGCCAAGGGCCTGCGTGACGACGACGTACGCCGCCGGCATGCCGTACCCAACGCACTGCTGCCCACGGTCACCCTCGTCTTCCTCCAGCTGGGCGGCGTGGTGGGCGGCGCGATCCTCACCGAGACGGTGTTCAGCTGGCCCGGCCTGGGACTGCTCGCCTACCAGGCGCTGCGCATCCCCGACCTGCCACTGCTGCAGGGGACGTTCCTGTTCTTCTCCACGGCGGTGATCCTGGCCAACACCGCGGCCGACGTGGTGTACCGGTTCCTCGACCCGAGGGTGCGCCACTCATGA
- a CDS encoding ABC transporter ATP-binding protein, with amino-acid sequence MNDQASGPILSGPILSARGLRVDFGVRGGRRARAVDGVDLDLAPGEILALAGESGCGKTTLARAMLGLVKPSAGTVTYAGAPMATSGADLKAYRRAVQLVLQDPTGALNPRHTVYEAVAEGLRIHGITDNERDRVARALSRCGLRPAERFFLAYPHELSGGQRQRVVIAGALVLEPKVIIADEPVASLDASVRGEILALLLRLRDEFGLAALVVTHDLGLAWSIADRLAVMYLGRIVESGPTEEVLSAPRHPYTRALVSVLPDSPVPGPIVLAGEPPDATSIPTGCRFHPRCPALASGASEAAGVAPSCLRTPLPVLAAEPDRHHVACHLAAASPPPVVTMERDE; translated from the coding sequence ATGAACGACCAGGCGTCCGGGCCGATCCTGTCCGGGCCGATCCTGTCCGCTCGCGGCCTGCGCGTCGACTTCGGCGTACGCGGCGGCCGCCGGGCCCGGGCCGTCGACGGGGTCGACCTCGACCTCGCGCCCGGGGAGATCCTCGCCCTGGCCGGTGAGTCCGGCTGCGGCAAGACGACGTTGGCCCGGGCCATGCTCGGCCTGGTGAAGCCCAGCGCCGGCACCGTCACCTACGCCGGTGCGCCGATGGCGACCTCCGGTGCCGATCTCAAGGCGTACCGGCGAGCCGTCCAGCTCGTCCTGCAGGACCCGACCGGCGCGCTCAACCCCCGGCACACCGTCTACGAGGCGGTCGCGGAGGGCCTGCGCATCCACGGGATCACCGACAACGAACGCGACCGGGTCGCCCGGGCGCTGTCCCGGTGCGGGCTGCGGCCGGCCGAACGCTTCTTCCTCGCCTACCCCCACGAGCTGTCCGGCGGGCAGCGGCAGCGGGTGGTGATCGCCGGCGCCCTCGTCCTCGAGCCGAAGGTGATCATCGCCGACGAGCCGGTGGCCTCCCTGGACGCCTCGGTACGCGGCGAGATCCTGGCCCTGCTTCTGCGGCTGCGCGACGAGTTCGGGCTGGCCGCGCTGGTGGTCACCCACGACCTGGGGCTCGCGTGGAGCATCGCCGACCGGCTGGCGGTGATGTACCTCGGCCGGATCGTGGAGTCCGGTCCCACCGAGGAGGTCCTGTCCGCTCCGCGGCACCCCTACACCCGCGCGCTGGTGTCGGTGCTGCCCGACTCGCCGGTACCGGGGCCGATCGTGCTGGCCGGCGAGCCACCGGACGCCACGTCGATTCCCACGGGGTGCCGGTTCCACCCGCGTTGTCCCGCTCTCGCCTCCGGTGCGTCCGAGGCGGCCGGGGTGGCGCCGTCGTGTCTGCGTACTCCCCTGCCGGTGCTCGCCGCCGAGCCGGACCGCCACCACGTCGCCTGCCACCTGGCAGCCGCCTCGCCGCCGCCTGTTGTCACAATGGAACGCGATGAGTGA
- a CDS encoding ABC transporter substrate-binding protein, giving the protein MRTVTRSRTRALAVLAALFAVVALVLPGGVGHAEEAPAQKQPKQLVVAASQSVDTFNPFMSFFAIGYTVAGLTYDSLIDWSAKDFKPIPGLATKWEESPDHLTWTYTIRKGVKFSDGKPLTAHDAEFTYRLMMTDKAARASSSDLVENFAGVDAPDDTTLVIKLKRPTNQMLALDNAIVPEHIWSKVENIGDFKNFDFPLVGSGPFQVVEFKTDQYIRLKANRSYWDGAPAYDELVFRYYKTPDAGVQALLAGEVDLVSGLTPAQYKALRNKPGITLNQAQNRRFGSITFNVGARTKAGRAFGDGHPALKDVRVRQAIHHAVDKDELIRKVNDGLAQPGVSYIPPIFSTYFWQPSASEKVKFDLAEANRILDQAGYKRGPDGIRRMPGNGRPLKFRLLNHADTPSEATDSEYLKGWWKEIGIDTKIESADFTKLNDLLYLGKYDIIFSGWGVGPDPTSILSLHTCGVLPDDASGTQRDTDTFYCNPAYDKLHEQQKRETDLASRARLVKQMQQILYTQAPVITLRYADTLEAYRSDRWTGFVKQPAKRGMISGQQGNWAYASAKPVVKEEQKESRTGLYLGGGAVVVVVAAAAALVVVRRRRTADERE; this is encoded by the coding sequence ATGCGGACAGTCACCCGATCACGGACGAGAGCTCTCGCCGTCCTTGCGGCGCTGTTCGCCGTGGTCGCGCTCGTACTCCCCGGCGGCGTCGGGCACGCCGAGGAGGCGCCGGCGCAGAAGCAGCCGAAGCAACTCGTCGTGGCCGCGTCGCAGTCGGTGGACACGTTCAACCCGTTCATGTCGTTCTTCGCGATCGGCTACACCGTCGCCGGGCTGACCTACGACTCCCTCATCGACTGGAGTGCGAAGGACTTCAAGCCGATCCCGGGCCTGGCCACGAAGTGGGAGGAGTCGCCGGACCACCTGACCTGGACCTACACGATCCGCAAGGGTGTGAAGTTCTCCGACGGCAAGCCGCTGACCGCGCACGACGCCGAGTTCACCTACCGCCTGATGATGACCGACAAGGCGGCCCGGGCGTCCTCCTCGGACCTGGTGGAGAACTTCGCCGGCGTCGACGCGCCCGACGACACCACCCTCGTCATCAAGCTCAAGCGGCCGACCAACCAGATGCTCGCGCTCGACAACGCGATCGTGCCCGAGCACATCTGGTCGAAGGTCGAGAACATCGGCGACTTCAAGAACTTCGACTTCCCGCTGGTCGGCTCCGGACCGTTCCAGGTGGTGGAGTTCAAGACCGACCAGTACATCCGGCTGAAGGCGAACAGGAGCTACTGGGACGGTGCGCCCGCCTACGACGAACTCGTCTTCCGCTACTACAAGACTCCCGACGCGGGCGTGCAGGCACTGCTCGCCGGCGAGGTCGACCTGGTGAGCGGCCTCACTCCCGCGCAGTACAAGGCGCTGAGGAACAAGCCCGGGATCACGCTCAACCAGGCCCAGAACCGCCGGTTCGGCTCCATCACGTTCAACGTCGGCGCGCGTACCAAGGCCGGCAGGGCGTTCGGCGACGGGCATCCGGCGCTGAAGGACGTCCGGGTCCGGCAGGCGATCCACCACGCCGTCGACAAGGACGAGCTGATCAGGAAGGTCAACGACGGCCTCGCCCAGCCCGGCGTGAGCTACATCCCGCCGATCTTCAGTACGTACTTCTGGCAGCCCAGCGCGTCGGAGAAGGTGAAGTTCGACCTCGCCGAGGCCAACCGCATCCTCGACCAGGCGGGCTACAAGCGCGGCCCCGACGGCATCCGGCGGATGCCCGGCAACGGCCGGCCGCTGAAGTTCCGGCTGCTCAACCACGCCGACACCCCGTCGGAGGCCACCGACTCCGAGTACCTCAAGGGCTGGTGGAAGGAGATCGGCATCGACACCAAGATCGAGAGCGCCGACTTCACCAAGCTCAACGACCTGCTCTACCTCGGGAAGTACGACATCATCTTCTCCGGTTGGGGCGTGGGGCCCGACCCGACGTCGATCCTCAGCCTGCACACGTGCGGCGTGCTCCCCGACGACGCCTCCGGCACCCAGCGCGACACCGACACCTTCTACTGCAACCCCGCCTACGACAAGTTGCACGAGCAGCAGAAGCGGGAGACCGACCTCGCCAGCCGGGCGCGGCTCGTCAAGCAGATGCAGCAGATCCTCTACACCCAGGCCCCGGTCATCACCCTGCGGTACGCCGACACGCTGGAGGCCTACCGCAGCGACCGCTGGACCGGCTTCGTCAAGCAGCCCGCCAAGCGGGGCATGATCTCCGGCCAGCAGGGCAACTGGGCCTACGCCTCGGCCAAGCCGGTGGTGAAGGAGGAGCAGAAGGAGTCGCGCACCGGGCTCTATCTCGGTGGCGGAGCCGTCGTCGTGGTGGTCGCCGCGGCCGCCGCCCTGGTCGTGGTGCGGCGCCGCCGGACCGCCGACGAGCGAGAGTAG
- a CDS encoding OsmC family protein gives MATTRTANAHWEGSLMEGAGRVSLDSSGIGTYDVTWASRAENAASGRTSPEELIAAAHSTCYSMALSHGLAQAGTPPEKVDTKADVTFQPGEGITGIHLTVRASVPGLDADGFATAAETAKENCPVSKALAGTKITLDAALV, from the coding sequence ATGGCCACCACGCGTACGGCGAACGCCCACTGGGAGGGCTCCCTGATGGAGGGGGCCGGCCGAGTCTCGCTGGACTCGTCGGGCATCGGCACCTACGACGTCACCTGGGCGTCGCGGGCCGAGAACGCCGCCAGCGGGCGGACCAGCCCGGAGGAGCTCATCGCCGCAGCCCACTCGACCTGCTACTCGATGGCGCTCTCGCACGGGCTCGCCCAGGCGGGCACGCCGCCGGAGAAGGTCGACACCAAGGCGGACGTGACGTTCCAGCCCGGCGAGGGCATCACCGGTATCCACCTGACCGTGCGCGCGAGCGTGCCCGGTCTGGACGCCGACGGGTTCGCCACCGCGGCCGAGACCGCCAAGGAGAACTGCCCGGTGTCGAAGGCGCTCGCCGGCACCAAGATCACCCTCGACGCCGCGCTGGTCTGA
- a CDS encoding globin — protein MSETFYEAVGGHATFERLVARFYAGVASDPELRALYPEEDLAAAEVRLRMFLEQYWGGPRTYSEQRGHPRLRMRHVPFAVTEDARDRWLRHMRTAVDELGLDPEHEHQLWTYFVMAANSLVNTVEGQRPNLL, from the coding sequence ATGAGTGAGACGTTCTACGAAGCGGTCGGCGGCCACGCCACTTTCGAGCGACTGGTGGCCCGGTTCTACGCCGGGGTGGCGAGCGACCCCGAGCTGCGGGCGCTCTATCCCGAGGAGGATCTCGCCGCCGCCGAGGTGCGGCTGCGGATGTTCCTCGAGCAGTACTGGGGCGGGCCTCGCACCTACTCCGAGCAGCGCGGTCACCCGCGGCTGCGGATGCGGCACGTACCGTTCGCGGTGACCGAGGACGCCCGCGACCGCTGGCTGCGGCACATGCGCACGGCCGTGGACGAGCTCGGCCTGGACCCCGAGCACGAGCACCAGCTGTGGACGTACTTCGTGATGGCCGCCAACTCACTGGTCAACACCGTCGAGGGGCAGCGGCCCAACCTGCTCTAG
- a CDS encoding ABC transporter permease: MTTPPDTGTPAGSGTPADAGAPVAKELRSVRSVVRERRKAALLRFWAGYCRQPAGLAGLAGMAVIVVLALAAPLITDSAGLDVTQATGDRLQPPSAAFPLGTDETGRSVLLLTLWGARISLLVGVTATLLAMGIGTLVGIAAGHFGGWFTGLLMRVTDWFIVLPRLVLAIALAAVLGPSLTTIVIAIGVTSWAGTARLIRAQTLAVEARPYLERARALGAGHWHQMTRHVLPNVMPLVLASTTLEVASAVLAEATLSFLGLGDPARVSWGSMLSRANSSGAVTFGAWWYLLTPGLAILVVVLCFTLCGRALEAVFNPRLRGR; encoded by the coding sequence ATGACCACACCTCCCGACACCGGGACACCGGCCGGCTCCGGGACACCTGCCGACGCTGGAGCGCCGGTCGCGAAGGAACTGCGTTCGGTGCGCTCGGTGGTCCGCGAACGCCGCAAGGCCGCCCTGCTCCGGTTCTGGGCCGGCTACTGCCGCCAGCCCGCCGGGCTGGCCGGCCTGGCCGGGATGGCGGTCATCGTCGTACTCGCCCTGGCCGCTCCCCTGATCACCGACAGCGCCGGGCTGGACGTCACCCAGGCCACCGGCGACCGGCTGCAGCCGCCGAGTGCGGCGTTCCCGCTGGGCACCGACGAGACCGGCCGTTCGGTGCTGCTGCTCACCTTGTGGGGTGCGCGGATCTCGTTGCTGGTCGGGGTGACGGCCACTCTGCTGGCGATGGGGATCGGCACCCTGGTCGGCATCGCCGCCGGGCACTTCGGCGGCTGGTTCACCGGCCTGCTGATGCGGGTGACCGACTGGTTCATCGTGCTGCCCCGCCTGGTGCTGGCGATCGCCCTGGCCGCTGTGCTCGGCCCGAGCCTGACCACCATCGTGATCGCGATCGGGGTGACCTCCTGGGCGGGCACCGCGCGGCTGATCCGGGCGCAGACGCTCGCGGTGGAGGCCCGGCCGTACCTCGAACGCGCCCGCGCGCTCGGCGCCGGCCACTGGCACCAGATGACCCGGCACGTGCTCCCGAACGTCATGCCTCTGGTGCTGGCCAGCACCACACTGGAGGTCGCCAGCGCCGTGCTGGCCGAGGCCACGCTGTCCTTCCTCGGGCTCGGCGACCCGGCCCGGGTGTCGTGGGGCAGCATGCTCAGCCGGGCGAACTCCTCCGGCGCGGTGACGTTCGGCGCCTGGTGGTACCTCCTCACCCCGGGCCTGGCCATCCTGGTCGTCGTCCTCTGCTTCACGTTGTGCGGACGCGCGCTGGAAGCGGTGTTCAACCCGAGACTGCGGGGGCGGTAG
- a CDS encoding ABC transporter ATP-binding protein, giving the protein MSLLEIRDLAVTYHGSRGDIPAVRGVDLSLAPGETLGIAGESGCGKSTLALAMLRLLPAGTTVDGQVLVDGEDVLGMSWGKLRAVRWAGASIVFQGAMHALNPVHRIGRQVAEPILVHERVGEAVALRRAEELLTQVGLPAWRARSYPHELSGGQRQRVMIAMALACSPRLVIADEATTALDVMIQAQVLELLGRLVAERDIALLMISHDLSVLSAHCRRLAVMYAGKVVELGPAGSVFADPRHPYAAALSSAFPTVGDLASRGRPRGLGGDPPDPTDIPGGCPFHPRCPVVLPECPSTPVDLWPAGSERAAACVRVEGYPGSGAASAADRSEQPADRPRSTR; this is encoded by the coding sequence ATGTCGCTGCTGGAGATCCGCGACCTGGCGGTCACCTACCACGGCTCGCGCGGCGACATCCCCGCCGTCCGCGGTGTCGACCTCTCCTTGGCGCCGGGCGAGACCCTGGGCATCGCCGGTGAGTCCGGATGCGGCAAGTCCACCCTCGCCCTGGCCATGCTGCGGCTGCTGCCGGCCGGCACGACCGTCGACGGGCAGGTTCTGGTCGACGGCGAGGACGTGCTCGGCATGTCCTGGGGCAAGCTGCGGGCCGTCCGCTGGGCCGGGGCGTCCATCGTCTTCCAGGGCGCCATGCACGCGCTGAACCCCGTCCACCGGATCGGCCGGCAGGTCGCCGAACCCATCCTGGTGCACGAACGCGTCGGCGAGGCGGTAGCGCTGCGCCGCGCCGAGGAGTTGCTCACCCAGGTGGGACTGCCGGCGTGGCGCGCCCGCAGCTACCCGCACGAACTCTCCGGCGGGCAGCGGCAGCGGGTGATGATCGCCATGGCGCTGGCCTGCTCACCGCGGCTGGTCATCGCCGACGAGGCGACCACGGCGCTCGACGTGATGATCCAGGCACAGGTGCTGGAGCTGCTCGGCCGGCTGGTCGCCGAACGCGACATCGCGCTGCTGATGATCAGCCACGACCTCTCGGTGCTGTCGGCGCACTGCCGGCGGCTCGCGGTGATGTACGCCGGGAAGGTGGTCGAGCTCGGCCCGGCCGGCAGCGTCTTCGCCGACCCGCGGCACCCGTACGCCGCCGCCTTGTCATCGGCCTTCCCCACCGTCGGCGACCTCGCCTCGCGTGGGCGCCCGCGCGGGCTGGGCGGCGACCCGCCGGATCCGACCGACATCCCGGGCGGCTGTCCGTTTCATCCGCGCTGCCCGGTCGTCCTCCCGGAGTGCCCGTCGACGCCGGTGGACCTCTGGCCGGCCGGGTCGGAGCGCGCCGCGGCCTGCGTGCGCGTCGAGGGGTATCCGGGGTCCGGCGCCGCCTCGGCCGCGGACCGGTCCGAGCAGCCGGCCGACCGCCCGAGGAGTACGCGATGA
- a CDS encoding glycoside hydrolase family 95 protein, translating to MWYEAPAHDWERESLPIGNGGLAASVFGGVATERLTLNEKSLWTGGPGAVENGRSYRHGLWAQPRPGALEEVRREIAATGAVEPARFAARLGQQATAFGAFQPFGTLVLDLHDPDVDPLDYRRGLSLSEGVAWVDYHLDGVRFTREHFASYPADVLVTRLRASEPRNLSLTVCLETPHAGAHVRVHNGRITVRGSLPDNQLVYESQVLVIAEDGMLFDCEDSVLVREAHAVTVILGAGTSYAPTFPDYRGRDPHRRLTRRVNAAAAQPYASLRAAHVADHANLFGRVHLDLGQPARSPMPTDELLARYDGTGPDARELETLFFQYGRYLLIASSRPGSLPANLQGGWNTSTAPPWNCDYHVNINLQMNYWPAHVTNLAETVGPLIDYIDGLRPPGREAARRICGVGGWVVQNQTNVWGFTGVHDWPTAFWFPEAAAWLCRHLWEHYEFGGDVDFLREHAYPVMAEAARFWLGFLVEDADGTLVVSPSYSPEHGPVTAGASMSQQIVWDLLTNTLAAAQVLDADDEFRQRLVDTLARLDPGLRVGSWGQLQEWKGDLDVATDDHRHVSHLYALHPGSQVSPLTTPDLAKAAQVSLRARGDGGTGWSKAWKVNFWARLLDGDHAHLMLGELLRNSTLPNLWDTHPPFQIDGNLGATAGVAEMLLQSRLEGRTAFVHVLPALPAVWSRGRVCGLRARGDLTVDATWVDCRAERIDLLPGRTRDLRLSTNLVSSSYSLCDRTTGEPVPHTRDDADHVIGFTAQAGHRYRLRAG from the coding sequence TTGTGGTACGAAGCGCCGGCCCACGACTGGGAGCGCGAGTCGCTGCCGATCGGCAACGGCGGCCTTGCCGCGTCGGTGTTCGGCGGGGTCGCCACCGAACGCCTTACCCTGAACGAGAAGTCGCTGTGGACCGGCGGACCGGGCGCGGTCGAGAACGGCCGGTCCTACCGCCACGGCCTGTGGGCACAACCCCGTCCCGGCGCGCTGGAGGAGGTACGCCGCGAGATCGCCGCCACCGGCGCGGTCGAGCCCGCCCGGTTCGCAGCCAGACTCGGCCAGCAGGCCACGGCGTTCGGCGCGTTCCAGCCGTTCGGAACCCTCGTCCTCGACCTGCACGATCCGGATGTGGATCCCCTCGACTACCGACGAGGTCTCAGCCTGTCCGAAGGAGTCGCCTGGGTCGACTACCACCTGGACGGAGTACGCTTCACCCGCGAGCACTTCGCCAGCTATCCCGCCGACGTGCTGGTCACCAGACTGCGCGCGAGCGAGCCGCGCAACCTGTCGTTGACAGTGTGCCTCGAGACGCCGCATGCCGGCGCACATGTGCGGGTGCACAACGGACGGATCACCGTCCGCGGTTCGCTTCCCGACAACCAACTCGTCTACGAGTCACAGGTGCTCGTCATCGCCGAGGACGGAATGCTCTTCGACTGCGAGGATTCCGTCCTGGTCCGGGAGGCGCACGCGGTCACCGTCATCCTCGGCGCGGGCACTTCGTACGCCCCCACGTTTCCCGACTATCGCGGCCGCGACCCGCATCGCCGCCTCACCCGCAGGGTCAACGCTGCCGCCGCGCAGCCGTACGCGAGTCTGCGGGCCGCGCACGTCGCCGACCACGCGAACCTCTTCGGCCGCGTGCACCTCGACCTCGGCCAGCCCGCGCGCTCACCGATGCCCACCGACGAACTCCTCGCCCGTTACGACGGCACCGGTCCGGACGCCCGCGAGCTGGAGACGTTGTTCTTCCAGTACGGCAGATATCTGCTGATCGCCTCGTCCCGTCCCGGCTCACTACCGGCCAACCTGCAGGGCGGCTGGAACACCTCCACAGCACCGCCGTGGAACTGCGACTACCACGTCAACATCAACCTGCAGATGAACTACTGGCCGGCCCACGTCACCAACCTCGCCGAGACCGTCGGGCCCCTGATCGACTACATCGACGGCCTGCGGCCGCCTGGCCGGGAGGCCGCTCGCCGGATCTGTGGCGTCGGGGGCTGGGTGGTCCAGAACCAGACCAACGTCTGGGGATTTACCGGGGTGCACGACTGGCCGACGGCGTTCTGGTTTCCCGAAGCCGCCGCGTGGCTGTGCCGCCATCTGTGGGAGCACTACGAGTTCGGCGGCGACGTCGACTTCCTGCGCGAACACGCCTATCCGGTGATGGCCGAGGCGGCGCGGTTCTGGCTCGGGTTCCTGGTCGAGGACGCCGACGGGACGCTGGTCGTGTCCCCGAGCTACTCCCCCGAGCACGGCCCGGTCACCGCCGGCGCGTCGATGTCACAGCAGATCGTGTGGGACCTGCTGACCAACACTCTTGCCGCCGCGCAGGTGCTGGACGCCGACGACGAGTTCCGTCAACGCCTGGTTGACACTCTGGCTCGTCTCGATCCCGGTCTGCGGGTCGGCTCCTGGGGACAGCTGCAGGAGTGGAAGGGCGACCTCGACGTCGCGACCGACGACCACCGGCACGTCTCCCACCTCTACGCGCTGCACCCGGGCAGTCAGGTCTCGCCGCTGACCACGCCGGATCTCGCCAAGGCGGCACAGGTGTCCCTGCGTGCCCGTGGAGACGGCGGCACCGGCTGGAGCAAGGCGTGGAAGGTCAACTTCTGGGCGCGGCTGCTCGACGGCGACCACGCCCACCTGATGCTGGGCGAACTCCTGCGCAACTCCACCTTGCCCAACCTGTGGGACACCCATCCGCCGTTCCAGATCGACGGAAACCTCGGCGCCACGGCCGGCGTGGCCGAGATGCTGCTGCAGAGCAGGCTGGAGGGCCGGACGGCGTTCGTGCACGTGCTTCCGGCGCTGCCCGCGGTGTGGTCCCGGGGGCGGGTGTGCGGGTTACGGGCCCGCGGAGACCTCACCGTGGACGCCACCTGGGTGGACTGCCGGGCGGAGCGGATCGACCTGTTGCCCGGCCGGACCCGCGACCTGCGCCTGTCCACCAACCTCGTGAGTTCGTCGTACTCGCTGTGTGACCGCACCACCGGCGAGCCGGTGCCGCACACCCGCGACGACGCCGACCACGTGATCGGCTTCACCGCACAGGCCGGCCACCGTTACCGGCTGCGGGCCGGCTGA